One Natator depressus isolate rNatDep1 chromosome 13, rNatDep2.hap1, whole genome shotgun sequence genomic region harbors:
- the PRELID3B gene encoding PRELI domain containing protein 3B isoform X1: protein MKIWTSEHVFDHPWETVTTAAMQKYPNPMNPSVIGVDVLDRHIDPSGKLHSHRLLSTEWGMPSIVKSLIGACRTKTYVQEHSVVDPVKKTMELKSSNISFTNLVSVDERLIYKPHPQEPEKTILTQEAIISVKGVSVSSYLEGLMENTISSNANKGREALEWVISKLNAEIEEFTASARGSMRTSMAAAAFVEK from the exons ATGAAGATCTGGACCTCGGAGCATGTCTTCGA TCACCCCTGGGAAACAGTTACAACAGCTGCTATGCAGAAATACCCAAATCCCATGAACCCTAGTGTGATTGGAGTTGACGTACTAGACAGACACATAGACCCCAGTGGAAAGTTGCATAGCCATAGACTGCTCAGTACAGAATGGGGGATGCCTTCTATTGTAAAATCA CTCATCGGTGCTTGCAGAACAAAAACATATGTTCAGGAACACTCTGTAGTTGACCCTGTGAAAAAAACAATGGAACTTAAGTCAAGTAAC ATTTCATTTACAAATCTGGTGTCAGTAGATGAGAGGCTTATCTATAAACCACATCCTCAAGAGCCGGAAAA AACCATTTTGACTCAAGAAGCAATAATCTCTGTAAAAGGTGTCAGTGTCAGCAGTTATCTCGAGGGATTAATGGAAAACACTATCTCTTCCAATGCTAATAAA ggccgtgaagcattggaatgggtaaTCAGTAAATTGAATGCTGAAATTGAGGAGTTCACAGCTTCAGCAAGAGGAAGCATGAGGACTTCtatggcagcagcagcatttgtAGAGAAATAA
- the PRELID3B gene encoding PRELI domain containing protein 3B isoform X2 — translation MQKYPNPMNPSVIGVDVLDRHIDPSGKLHSHRLLSTEWGMPSIVKSLIGACRTKTYVQEHSVVDPVKKTMELKSSNISFTNLVSVDERLIYKPHPQEPEKTILTQEAIISVKGVSVSSYLEGLMENTISSNANKGREALEWVISKLNAEIEEFTASARGSMRTSMAAAAFVEK, via the exons ATGCAGAAATACCCAAATCCCATGAACCCTAGTGTGATTGGAGTTGACGTACTAGACAGACACATAGACCCCAGTGGAAAGTTGCATAGCCATAGACTGCTCAGTACAGAATGGGGGATGCCTTCTATTGTAAAATCA CTCATCGGTGCTTGCAGAACAAAAACATATGTTCAGGAACACTCTGTAGTTGACCCTGTGAAAAAAACAATGGAACTTAAGTCAAGTAAC ATTTCATTTACAAATCTGGTGTCAGTAGATGAGAGGCTTATCTATAAACCACATCCTCAAGAGCCGGAAAA AACCATTTTGACTCAAGAAGCAATAATCTCTGTAAAAGGTGTCAGTGTCAGCAGTTATCTCGAGGGATTAATGGAAAACACTATCTCTTCCAATGCTAATAAA ggccgtgaagcattggaatgggtaaTCAGTAAATTGAATGCTGAAATTGAGGAGTTCACAGCTTCAGCAAGAGGAAGCATGAGGACTTCtatggcagcagcagcatttgtAGAGAAATAA
- the ATP5F1E gene encoding ATP synthase F(1) complex subunit epsilon, mitochondrial: MVAYWRQAGLSYIRYSQICAKAVRAAMKPQYKAEAEKAAVATIKIVKPKKE, encoded by the exons ATGGTGGCGTACTGGAGACAGGCCGGGCTCAG CTACATCCGCTATTCCCAGATCTGTGCCAAGGCTGTCAGAGCAGCAATGAAACCACAATACAAAGCTGAGGCAGAAAAAGCTGCTGTGGCCACTATAAAAATAGTGAAACCTAAAAAGGAGTAA
- the TUBB1 gene encoding tubulin beta-1 chain, with protein sequence MREIVHLQIGQCGNQVGAKFWEVISDEHGIDVTGNYHGDSPLQLERINVYFNEAHSKKFVPRSILVDLEPGTMDSVRSSKIGPLFRPDNFIHGNSGAGNNWAKGHYTEGAELIDSVMDVVRNECESCDCLQGFQLIHSLGGGTGSGMGTLLINKIREEYPDRIINTFSVVPSPKVSDTVVEPYNAILSIHQLIENTDDTFCIDNEALYDICFRTLKLRSPTYGDLNHLVSLTMSGVTTSVRFPGQLNADLRKLAVNMVPFPRLHFFMPGFAPLTARGSQQYRALSVPELTQQMFDARNMMAACDPRHGRYLTVACIFRGQMSTREVDEQLLAIQTKDSAYFVEWIPNNVKVAVCDIPPRGLKMAATFIGNNTAIQELFIRVSEQFSAMFRRKAFLHWYTGEGMDEMEFSEAEGNTNDLVSEYQQYQDASGDVDEYKEVEVEVNQEQETLEKDF encoded by the exons TTCTGGGAAGTGATAAGTGATGAACATGGAATTGATGTCACTGGGAACTACCACGGTGATTCGCCACTGCAGCTTGAGAGAATTAATGTGTACTTCAACGAAGCTCATT CCAAGAAGTTTGTGCCCCGTTCTATCTTGGTGGACTTGGAACCTGGAACCATGGACAGTGTACGATCCAGCAAAATAGGCCCACTCTTTCGACCTGACAATTTTATTCATG GTAATTCAGGTGCTGGCAACAACTGGGCTAAAGGCCATTACACAGAAGGAGCTGAGCTGATTGACAGTGTAATGGATGTGGTCAGGAATGAGTGTGAGAGCTGTGATTGCCTGCAGGGGTTTCAGCTCATCCATTCACTTGGAGGAGGCACAGGATCTGGTATGGGCACACTCCTTATCAACAAAATCAGAGAAGAATACCCTGATAGGATTATTAATACTTTCAGCGTAGTGCCTTCACCCAAAGTATCAGACACAGTTGTAGAGCCATATAATGCCATACTGTCTATCCACCAGCTGATAGAGAACACAGATGACACCTTTTGTATTGACAATGAAGCTCTGTACGACATATGCTTTAGAACCCTAAAGCTCCGCAGCCCCACCTATGGTGACCTCAACCATCTGGTGTCCCTGACCATGAGTGGCGTCACCACCTCAGTCCGTTTTCCTGGTCAACTCAATGCAGATCTGAGGAAGCTGGCTGTCAACATGGTGCCTTTCCCTCGCCTGCACTTCTTTATGCCTGGCTTTGCTCCACTGACAGCTCGAGGCAGTCAGCAATACAGAGCCCTCTCGGTCCCAGAGCTTACCCAACAAATGTTTGATGCACGGAACATGATGGCAGCCTGTGACCCTCGTCATGGACGCTATTTGACTGTGGCATGCATCTTCAGAGGCCAGATGTCTACCAGAGAAGTGGATGAACAGTTGCTGGCTATCCAGACCAAAGATAGTGCCTACTTTGTGGAGTGGATCCCTAACAATGTGAAAGTGGCAGTGTGTGACATACCACCACGAGGGCTGAAGATGGCAGCCACCTTTATAGGCAACAACACAGCCATCCAAGAGCTCTTCATTAGAGTTTCTGAACAGTTCTCAGCTATGTTCAGACGGAAAGCATTTCTCCACTGGTATACTGGTGAAGGTATGGATGAGATGGAGTTTTCTGAAGCAGAAGGCAATACCAATGACTTGGTGTCTGAGTACCAACAGTATCAGGATGCCTCAGGAGATGTAGATGAATATAAAGAGGTAGAAGTGGAAGTTAACCAAGAACAAGAAACACTTGAAAAAGATTTTTAA